Part of the Natrialbaceae archaeon AArc-T1-2 genome, AAACACGGACGCAGAACGTGCTCTCATCGGAGAAAGACTACGAAGACATCGAGGTGGAACGAGTCCCGCTAGAACCGGCTGATGAATGACAATATCTCTATCGCGTGCTACCGGTTCTCACGCTGCTCTACTTTGTTCAGCTCGATGAGTAATCGGAAAATGGCTTTCACCAGGTTGGGCTCGAGGCCGAACTGCGCGGCGTTCTCGCCCGCTCGTTCCATCACGCGCTCTTCTTGTTTCGCGTCGGTCGTCGGCAGCCCCTCGGCGGCTTTGACCTGGGCGATCGAGTCCGCGACGTAGGTCCGTCGAGCGATCAGTTCGACGAGGTTGCGGTCTATCTCCTGGATCTCTTCGCGCAGTTCGTCGAGTTCCATCTGCTCGGGGGTTCGCTCACTCGCTTCGTCGTCAGGTTCCGGATCTCGAGTCATATCGTGTGTGTCCCGTCAGTTCGCGTTCGAAGTAATCGCGTGGTTCCGTCCCGATTCGTCCAGCGCTCTTGTACCGCCTCGAGAGCCGTCCGATCTCCGACGGCCACGTAGCTCGGGCCCGTGCCCGACAGTGAGACGCCGTCGGCGGCCGGCATGGCGTCGATCATCGGTCCCGTCGGGAACTCGAGGGCGGCGGCGAAGGCGAAGCCGTTGACGGTCATCGCCTCGCCGTAGCGTCCGTCGAGTGCGAGTTCGGCGACGAGTTCGGCCATCGGGGCGATCCGCTCACAGGCCGAGACGTCGGTGTCGGCGCTGTAGGCCCGTTCCGGCGGCGTGTACACCAGGGCGTGGCAGTTGAATTCCTCCCGGGCGAGTAACTCGTCGCCGGTGTTGTCGGTCACCGTCACGCCCCCGAGCATGCTCGCGCTCGCGTCGTCGAACGCGCCCGTCACCGTCACGCCGGCGTCGCGGGCCGCCTGCACGCCGAGTCGGCAGGCGTCGACCCGATCGACCGCGTCGGCGAGCCCGAGCGCCTCGAGCGTTGCGAGCACCGTCGCGTTCGCAGCGGCGCTCGAACTCTTCAGTCCCGACGCCATCGGGGTCTCGGTCTCGGTGCGGACGTGTCCGCCGGCCTCGGTCGGCTCGAGGCCTGCCTCGGCGGCGTAGCGTTCGAGTGTCAGTTCGACGCAGCGTTCGATCAACGAGGCGTCCGCGTCGGGTTCCTCGGCGATCTCGCCCGTGACGGTCCCGCCGGTGTCGAGCGAGACAGAGGCGGTCGTCTCGAGGTCGATCGCGAACGCCGACCCCGTACCGGTAGCGAGCGCGTTGAGCACCGTTCCGGCTGCGGGGGCAACGGCCCGGCCGTCCATGTCCTCATTTGCTCAACGGGACTATTTACGGCTGGCGATCCGCGCAGCCGATCTCGTTCCAGAAACTGTATTGTGAATAATAAACAATACACAGCTCTTCCGAGAGAGCGGTAATCCGTGTTACTCTGAAAGATTTCGCGGAACCCCTTCGCACGAGAGTTTAGTTCTGCTCCCCCGCGACGAAGTGTATAGTGTGTGGTGTTGTGGATATAGCACAATATATTAGTGCCTCCGCGAACAACACCTGGATATGGCAACGAAAACGAGACCGGCGAACGTGACGGATCACGATTGGCATTACTCGCCGCGGACGTCGACGCTGTTCGGCCTGTTTATGGCCGTCGCAGTCTTCGGCTGGGTGGTCAGTACGTTCCTGAGCGGGATTCACTTCTGGGCGATTCCCCAGATCCCGTCCGACGCCGAACTCTCCGGGAGCATCGAGGTCATCACGAGCTCGTACGCCTACGTCTTCGGGGTGCCGCTTGCGACGCTCGGGGCGTTTTACTACCTGACGACGATCGGGCTGGCGGCCTGGTGGCTCGATACGCGCCATCCGCTCATCGTCAAGATCCTGACGCCGATCACGGCGAGTGGCGTGCTCGCCTCGTCGTACTTCGTCTGGCTGCAGCTGGTTCCGATCGGGGAGATCTGTCCGTTCTGTATGATGTCTGCGGCGGCGACGGTGACCCTGCTCGGACTCGAGTTGGCGATCCTGCGAACGAGCGACCTGCCGCCGACGACCGAACTGCTCGCTGACGCTGGCTCCCTGCTCGAGCGGACCACGTTCACCTGGCCGATACTCGCGGTTGCGATCGGCGTGTTGACCCTCGCCGCGTTCTACGGGGCGACCATGGCTCCGGTCCCCGGGGCGTAAGGGTTCGGTTCAGTTCGGTTCGACGAACGGTTCGTTTTTCCCGACGCGCGCACAACCGTCCGTCCATGAGCGCCCGATCCAACGTCGCACCGAGTACGCTCTCGGTCGAACTCCAGGAGGGTGGCGTCGCCGTCCAGTATCTCGACGGACGTGAGACGTTCTACCACGGCGTGCCCGAACCCGTCGAGGGTGCGGTCCAGACCCCACCGGGCAAGGAGGTCCACGTGCTCGTCACCGACGCCGACGGCGTCGAGGGCGTGATGACCTACGTCAACGACCGCAACACCCACGACGACATCCTCGAGTCGACCGGCGTCGGCCGGATCATGCTCGACAGCGACGACGAGACCCAGCTGTTTCCCGGCGTCACCGTCGGCACCGACGGCTACTCGGTCGTCGTCGAAGCCGACCTCGAGGTCGTCGACGGCCGGGTGTTCGTCTTTGCGGAGGACGAGATAAGCGAACACGGCTACGAACTCGTCTCCGAGTAATGCCGCTTGCTAAACCCTGGCGCGACCTCGATCGGGAGACGGTCGCCCGCGCGCCGGACCGACCGGGTGTCTACGAACTCGGCGACGCCAGCGGGACTGTCCTCGCCGTCGATTCAGGGGTTCTGCGGGACGAACTCAAGAGCGCGCTCGCCTACGGCGACGGCGAGCGGGTTCGCTGGGAGGAAACCCACACCCTCGAGCAGGCCGACGATCTCGCAGCGAGCCACCGCGAGCGGCTGTAGTCACAGGATGTACGGTGGCTCGGAGTCGTCCTCGTCACATCGTTTCTCGTGTTCTTCTGCATCCGACCGATCGTCGAACAGCAGTCCACAGGTCTCACACTCGTACCAGATCGCACCGTCGCGTTCGGTCTGGGCGACCATACGGAACCGTGTGACAGCCGCACTCAAAGCCGTTTCTCCGCTCCGGAACTGATCGGCGGTGACGACGGCTACTCGTCCTCGATCGTCCGGACGGTGACGACGGGGACGGTCGCGTTCGGCACGACCCGCTGGGAGACGCTGCCGACGACGAGTCGCTCGAGCGTACTCTTGCTCTCGGTGCCCATCACGAGCACGTCGACGTCTTCCCCGTCGACGTACGCGAGAATCGTCTCGTGGGGGGCTCCCTGCTCGACGTGTCTCGTGGCCTCGATGTCGCGCGATGCGGCCTGGTCGACCACGTCCATCGTCGTCTGCGCTCCGTGCTCTTCGAAGGCCGCGAGTGTGTCCGAGACGTCGGACTCGACGTCGACGGCATACAGCGCGTGCAGCCGGGCGTCGGCGCCACCGGCTAGTCTCAGGGCGTGATCCGTCGCCGCGGCCGAACCGGACCAGCCGTCGGTCGCGAGCGCGACGTCGTCTACCGTCTCGGCGATCGTCGCGTTCGGACTCACGGTACAGACCGGACGGCGGGCATCACGGACCACCTCGAGAGCGACGCTGCCGACCAGCACCTGCTGAATACCCGTTCGACCGTGTGTCCCAACGACGATCAGATCGACGTCGTGTTCGTCGGCGTATGCGAGGATCTCGCCGGCTGGTCTCCCTTCGCGAACCGTCGACCGGGCGACGCGTCCCGCCTCGCGTGCGTCGTCGGCGACGGCGGCGGCGAACTCCTCGTAAAGCGTTCGACTCTCCTCGTCGGGCGCGACCGACAGGACGTGAACGGTCGCCTCCGGTCCGCGAGCGAGCGCGGTTCCCTGTTTCGTGGCGGCGTCGGCGACGTCGCTGCCGTCGGTCGCGACCAGAACGTCGTCGTACATGTCCAAGCGTACGGAGGCGACCGCCTTGAAACTCCCCTCCACTCGAATCGCTTCGTTCGCCTTCGCGTTCGTCGACCGACCCGTCGTGTGGATCGGAATCGGGCCGGCAACCAGTCTCGAGAGCGAGGACTTTCTCTCGTTCCTACCGATTCGTCGACAGGAAGGCTTACAACGGGATGCTCGAGTTATCGATCTATGCAAGGCGATGCGTCACGAGAGCACGCCGGTACAACGGAGAATAGTCAGCTTCCAAACCTCGTCACTGTCGTCGGACGCGGCGTTCCCTCGAACGTCGAAATCTCGGTCGACGGCGACATCGAACTGGTCGGCGACGCCCCCCTCGAAGAGGCCATCGTCGTCTCGGGTGGCACGGCAGAAGGGGCGATCGACGTCGGCGTGTGGCGCTTTCGATTCTCCGGCGAGCTGGCGAACGTCCACGTCGTCGACTGGAACGGCGTCGAGGGAGCCGACTCCGCGAGTACCCCGACCGTCCACGTCGAGTACGGCGTTCCCGAACGATAACGTTCGCGTGCCGACGGCGTCCGGTTGGAAGAGTTGAAGTGACCCCCGCAGAAAGGAAGCGGTATCGTGACATCAGCAGTTCGGCGAGCAGGGGCGTTTGCAGCGCTCTGTACGCTCTCGCTCGCCGTACCGCTTCTCGGCCCGGCGGTCGCGATCCCGATTCCGGTCGTCGTGTTGCTGGGAGCACTCGTGGTCACCGACGGACCACTGTTCGACCTCTTCGCCTACCCGGACGACTACGAGGACGGTCGCCTCTACGGGCTGATGGCGTTCGTCCTCGCGGCGACCGCACTCGGGGTCGTCGCGGTGATGTCTTCGATGACGATCGCTGCCTTCGTCGGGGCCGTGATGCTCGTCGGCTACGGGAACCTCGCCGCACGGCTCGCCAGACGACGGGCCGACGACCCATCGGTCTCCGTCGGGGCGTTCTGTCTGGCTGGCGGCCTCGCTGCCGTCGTCGGACAGGCACTCGCGCTCGCGCTCGCCGGCGAGGCGGTCGGAGCCGCTGCGGCGACGATCGTCTTTCTCGCGGCAAGCGGCGCGTTGCTCGCGTCGATTCTCCGTGAGGTGTTGATCCTCTATGACGCCCCCGTGATCATGCTCGTCGTCGGACTCGTACTCTGGTTGCTCATCGAACTCGAGCCGGCCGTCGGCTCGCTCGAGGTCGTCGTCGCCCTGGCCGTCACGGGTGCGTTCGGGTACGTCTCCTACGTGCTCGGGGCCGCCTCGATCGCCGGAATGTTCACGGGCGTCTTGCTCGGGCTGTTGACGATCGTCTTCGGCGGCTACGACTGGTTCGTCGTCTTGCTTTCGTTTTTCGCGATCGGCAGCCTTTCGACGAAGTATCGCTACGAGGAGAAGAAAGCACGCGGCATCGCCGAAGCGAACGACGGCGCTCGCGGCAGCGCGAACGTTCTCGGAAACGCCGCCGTCTCCCTCGCTGCCGTCATCGGCTACGCCGCAAGCACCGCCGGCTTGCTCGCACTCGAGGCCGACGTCTTCCTGTTCGCGTTCGCCGGCTCCGTCGCGACCGCGATGAGCGACACCCTCTCGAGTGAGATCGGCGGCGTCTTCGACCGACCACGGCTCATCACCACCTTCGAGCGCGTCGAACCGGGCACCGACGGCGGCGTCACCTGGCAGGGCGAACTCGCCGGCATCGCCGGTGCGACGATCGTCGCGGCGCTTTCGTTCGCGTTCTTCCCCGAGGTCGACGCCGTCGGTGCGGCCGTGATCGTCGCCGCCGGCGTCGTCGGGATGACCGTCGATAGCCTGCTCGGGGCCACGCTCGAGGGAACGGTACTCGGTAACCAGGGCGTGAACTTCCTCGCGACGCTTTCGGGCGCGCTCGTCGGCGCCGTTCTCGTGTTCTCGGTTGCCGCCGTCGGCTGACTTTCGACGGGGCTACCCCAGCAAAACGAGCGCGAGCGCCGCGAGTCGTGCCGGACGATCTGCCGTCTGCGGTGTCGATCACTGCGAGTCGGGCGGCCGCTCGGCAATCTCGTCGATCGCGTAGATCCGGACGTCCGTCGGCCGTTTCACGAACTGACCGAGTGATCGGGCGACGACCCGGTCGACGTCGTGGTCGGCCATCCGGTCGAGCAGTTGCTGGCCGAGAATGTCGTCGAGGACGATCGTCGACGGAGTCGTCTCGAGTTCGTCGAGCAACGTCTCGGCTTCCGGGGCGTCTCCTTCCTCGAGTACGTCGCCGTCGGCGTCGAGAAACCGTACTCGGTCGGTTCCCTCGCGGACGACGGCAGCGGCGTGGCCGTAGATCGTTTCGGGATCGTCGGTCGGTGCTGACTCCGGCTCCGGTTCGTCCTCGACGGTCGCGGACGCGTCGCCCTCGTCTTCGTCACTCGAGTCCGGATGGGACGCCGTCTCCGGAGACGTCGACTCCTCACCGACTGGCGGTGCGGGCGTCGTACTCCCGTCGGTGGCGGCGACGGCCTCCCGGGGCGTGTTCAGTCCGGCGACGGCGTCGTAGGGAACCTTGTTTCTAAGAGCGGCGAACAGCTCGTGGTGGTCGAGTTCCTCGACCGACGATCCGGCGGGGGCGAACGCCACGTAATCTATCTCACCGACCTGTGAGAGCTCTTCCAGAATGAGGTCGCCGCCACGGTCGCCGTCGAGAAACGCGGTGACGGTGCGACTTCTCGTGAGGTCGGCGACGGCGTCGGGGACGTTCGTTCCCTCGACCGCGATGGCGTTTTTGATGCCGTACTTGAGCAGGGTGAGCACGTCGGATCGGCCCTCGACGACGATGACCGCGTCGCTGTCCGGCACGCGCGGTCCGGCAGGGAATCCCTCGTACTCGGTGACGTCCTCGACGCGGACGTGCTGGCGTACTTCGGCTAAGATCTCTTCGGTGCTCATCACCGAGTCGTCGAAACCGGTCTCGAGCAACTCCTTCGCGCGGTCGACGACCTCCTTTCGTTTTGCCGCCCGGACGTCCTCGATGTCGGTGGTCTCGAGGTCGGCTCGGCAGGGACCGATCCGCGTGATCGTCTCGAGGGCGGCCGCAAGCGTCGCCGTCTCGACTTTGTCGAGACTGGTCGCGATCGTCAGGTGACCGTACGACTGGCCGGCCGTACTCGAGATTTCGACGTCGATGCGGCCGACTTTTTGGGACTGACGCAGGTCACGGAGGTCGAGTTCGTCGCCGAGTAAGCCTTCGGTCTGGCCGAAGATCGCCCCGACGACGTCGCTCCGTTCGACCACGCCGTCGGCCGTGACGTCCGCGTGAATGAGATATTTCGATGTATCTTCCATGAGCGATCAGCCCCGGTAACACGGGAGCCGTCGGGTTCTGTTCGATAAATTTGGGGCGTCGATGGCAAATACCTGTTGACATGCGCGCAGGTACGCTGTGGAACGGGAAAACGAGACACTGACGCTTCGCCTGCGGTCCGACCACTCGAGTCCGTCGGGTGTGGTTCGGCGTCTACCTTGTCTCGGTCGTTCGGTTCGACTCGAGGGCGTCTTCGTCGGGTCGTTCCCCGCGTGGCAGTGAGTCCCGAAACCGGCTGACGACCGAACGAGCGTCGGCGAGTTCGGGTTCGCTGACGGCACCGAGCAGTGCGATCGCACGACGGGCGCGAGTGCGTCGCCAGGACTGCTCGCGGTGTTCGTAGGTTCTGACTGCCCGCAGAAAGTCCGTCTTCGAGAACTCGGGCCAGTACGGCGTACAGAAGAAGACGGCGGCCTCGTTGCCGTTTGCGTGCCACGGCAGGAAATTCGAGGTGCGTTCGTCCCCGCCGGTGCGGATGATGAGATCGACGTCACGGACCGGTCGGTCGTACAGCCGCCGTTCGATCGTCTCGACGTCTACCGCTTCGGGTTCGAGTTCGCCGTCGGCGACGTCGCGGGAAACGCTGCGGGCGGCACAGAGAAGTTCGTTGCGGCCGCCGTAGGCGAGTGCAATGTTGAGTACGAATCGATCGTACTCGCGGGTTCGAGACTCGGCGTAGTTGACGGCGTCTCGGACGCGCTCGGGGAGGCGGTCGATGTCGCCGATGCCGCGAATGCATACCTCGTTGTCGTGGACGCGGTCGGCGTCGGCGAACTCTCGCAGCTTCTCACAGAGGAGGTCGAACAACGCTTCCCGTTCTTCGGGTGGCCGATCGAAGTTCTCCGTCGAGAACGCATACAGCGTGAGCTCTTCGACGCCGACGTCCTGGCACCACTCGAGGACGCGTTCGGTCGTCTCCGCGCCGGCGCGATGGCCGTCGGGCGCGTCGTCGCCACGCCGTTTCGCATACCGCCGGTTGCCGTCCTGGATGACTGCGACGTGGGTCGGCGCACCCGATATTTCCCGGGCGAGCAGTCGTTCGTAGGCCGACCTGACGCGTCGGTGAAGCCACCGATTCATCGTCTCGTCTGCGGTAACATCGTCGACGACTATGTGTTTTGTGTGACACTCGCCACCAATGAGACGCTGCCAGCACCGCCGCGACGAACCGTGACGGCTATCCGTACCCGCGTCCTCGCCTCGGGCAATGGCAGACGCGATCGACGAGGACCTCTACAGGCGAACGAAGGCGTTGCTCGAGCCCGGCGAGATCGAACTCAACGGGACGATCGTTCACACCCAGTACGGCTCCGACGAGGACGTCAAGATGATGCAGGCGACGATCGACGTCGGCGATATTATTGCCGAACACGCCGGATACGACCCGAAGGACTGTTACGTCTACTCGGGCAACGACAACACCGACTTCGCCTCGAACCAGCACCAGGGGCGCACGCTCGAGGACGAGGAGTTCGTCTGGGAGTGCCAACAGCTCCTGCGGGAGGGCACCTTCGACGTCGTCATCTACTACGAAGCGAGTGCCGACCACGAGGCGATCCTCGAGGAGATCCGCGAACTCGGCTACGAGGTCACCGGCGTCGAAGGCACGTAGCGGAGCGATTCCCACGTCGCTGGAGCGGGCGTGTCCCTTATGCGAAGCCGGTACCGACGTACTCGTATGAGCGTGGCGTTGGTCCCCGCCCGTTCGGTCAATAACCCAGGAGATTGGTTACTTTTACATAGTGGTGACGCCAAACTGCGGCAAGTGATCGAGGACGTGTTCGTCGAACGACCGTCGATAGGGGGGGTGTCGTCGTGACCGACGCTGGCGTCGTAAGCGGTGCACGTGTCACACACGAGACCGGAAGCGTCGACGAGCTCGCCGCTGCCAGCCCGGACAGTCAGCGAGCCGGCGTCGCCGAGTTGTACTCGCGATCGGACGTCGAGGAGGCGTTCGTCATCTCGACGTGCAACCGCGTCGAGGCCTACGTCGTGACGCCGGACGCTGAAACCGGCCGGGAGCTGCTCGCAGACGTATTCGGCGACGTCCCCGCTGAGACGGTCGTCTACACGGACCACGACGAGAGCCTGCGACACCTCCTGCGGGTCGCTACTGGGCTCGAGTCGGTCGTCCTCGGCGAAGACCAGATCATCGGCCAGGTTAGAGACGCCTACGAGGACGCCCGCACGGTCGGTGCGGTCGGGCCGATGCTCGAGACGGCGATCACGAAGGCGATCCACGTCGGCGAACGTGCTCGAACCGAGACGTCGATCAACGAGGGCGTCGTCTCGCTCGGCTCGGCTGCCACGAAGCTGATCGCCGAAACCGCCGGTCTCGAGGACGCCACGACGCTGGTCGTCGGGGCGGGCGAGATGGGCGAACTCGCCGCCCGGAGCCTCGCCGATCGAGACGTCGAGGCGGTCGTCGTCGCGAACCGGACCGTCTCGGCCGCCGAGGACCTCGTCACCGCCCTCGAAGACGACGCCGACGCTCGTGCCGTCTCCCTCGCAGACCTCGAGTCCGTCGCCTCCCGTGCCGATGCGGTCGTCACGGCGACGGGGAGCCCGGAGCCGATTCTCGAACCGGCTCACCTCGGCGAGTGCGAACAGGTCGTCGTCGACCTCGGGCAGCCACGGGACGTCCGGCCTACGGCCGACTCGCTCGACAACGTCACCGTCTACGACTTAGACGACCTCGAGGCGGTCACCGAACGGACCCGATGCCAGCGAGCCGACGCCGCAGCCGAAGTCGAGGCGATGATCGACCGCGAGTTCGATCTGCTCTGTGAACAGTACAAACGCATGCGAGCCGACGAGGTCATCGCCGCGATGTACGAGAGCGCAGACCGGATCAAACGACGCGAGCTCGAGACCGCCTGCAGTCGGCTCGAGGCGGCCGAGACCGCCGCAGAACGCGAGGAGGTCGTCCGATCGATGGCCGACGCGTTGGTCTCACAGCTGCTCGCACCGCCGACTAAGAGCCTGCGAGAGGCCGCCGCCGAGGACGACTGGGAGACGATCAGCACCGCCTTGCAGCTGTTCGACCCCGAGTTCGGACCCGAATCGATCGTCGGCGGTGATGGTTCACCCGACGGCACGGAGGCCGTCGGCGCGCTCGAGGACGACTGATCTAGCACAACGATTATTTAATTGGGTTTCGTGCGACCGCACATGTCCGATCTGCTTTCCGACGACGAGATTGCGGATCTGCTTCCCCAGGGGTGGGACCACGACGGCGACGAGATCGTTCGCGTCTACGAGTTCGCCGACTACCTCCGTGGCGTCAACTTCGCACAGATGGTCGGCGAGATCGCCGAAGCTCACTCCCATCACCCCGAGCTCACGATTCGGTACGAGGAACTCGAGATCAGGCTTACGACCCACGAGGAAGGCGGCGTCACGGATAGAGACGTCGAGCTGGCGAGCGTCATCGAGGCCGAACGGTAGGCGATTTCGACGCGACGGTTCGCTACCTTTTTCCCGACCCTGTGGATACATTTCGGCATGCTCACCGTGCGGGCTCCGGCAACGAGCGCGAACCTCGGGAGCGGCTTCGACGTCTTCGGCGTCGCGCTCGAGACGCCCGCCGACGTGATTCGTGTCGAACGAGCGGCCGAAACCACGATTACGGTCACCGGTGTCGGGAGCCAGTACATTCCCGAAGATCCCGCGAAAAACACCGTCGGTGCGGTCGTCGAGGAACTCGATGCACCTGCTCGGATCCGGATCGACAAGGGCGTCAGACCGTCCTCGGGACTCGGTTCCTCGGCCGCAAGCGCCGCCGCAGCCGCCGTTGCACTGAACGAACTCTACGACCGCGGCCTCTCGCGAGAGGAACTCGTCCCCGTCGCTGCCGAGGGCGAGGCACTCGTCTCGGGCGAGGCCCACGCCGACAACGTCGCACCCGCTCTGTTGGGCGGATTCACCATCGTCAGCAATGGGGGGGTCACGCAGGTCGACGCCGACGTCTCGCTGGTCGCCTGCCTCCCCGAGATTTCGGTTTCGACGCGTGCTGCACGCGACGTCGTCCCCGAGTCGGCGACGATGACACAGATCGTCGACACCGTCGGTCACGCGTCGACGCTCGCCGTCGGGATGACTCGCGACGACCCCGACCTCGTCGGCCGCGGTATGGACGACGGCATCGTTACCCCCGAACGGGCCGCACTCATCGACGGCTACGATCGAGTCCGGGAGGCGGCCCTCGAGGCCGGCGCGACCGGCGTCACCGTAAGCGGGGCCGGCCCGACGATACTCGCGGTCTGTCGCCGTCACGATCGACGGGCGGTCGCCACAGCCATGATCGACGTCTTCGATTCGATCGGCGTCGAGAGTCGAGCCTACCAGACGACCGTCGGAACCGGCGCGACGGTCTATCGCGAGTAATAATGACGGCTGTGACTGTGTTCCGGTGCAACCGAACGATGGTTCGCGGTTGCACCGGTACCGACTCACAGCCGTCGTTATAAATGGCTCGCCGGCGCGATGGCGCGCTCGCAGGAGCCGTTCTCGCCGCATTTCTGTTCGCGTTCGTCTCCGTCGAGGCGTCGCTCTCGACGCCGTTTTTCCTCGCCGGCGTGCTCGGAACGATCGTCTTCGAACTGCTCGCCGCTCGAGCGTACGATCGGGTGCGAGCGTGCTGGGACCGGCCGATCGTTCAGGTCACGGCGCTCGTAGCCGGGGTCGCAATCGCGGCCGTCGGGGCCCAGACTGTACCCTCGAGGGCGCTCTCGGCCGGGATCGGCGCGCTGGTAGCGTACCTCGTTCTCCTCTTCGTCGTTCACGTTCGGGGCGTCCTCGAGGACGGTCGCGACTGACCGGCTCCTGCTCCGAACTCGCCGACGTGATGTCCGATCGATCCTCGAGATGTGCAACGTCTGTGCTTATCCACGTGACCGGCGAACGGCCCGGTATGGGTTCGTCCAGCACCGACGAGACGATAGCGTCTTACGGCACCGACATCGGAACGCGGACGAACGTCTGGACCCGGTTTCGGGAGTGGTTCCTCGTCGAGGGCGATCGCCTGCTCGTCGCTGCCTTCGTCATGATCGTGACGTTCGCCACGTTTTTGCTCCTGTTCTGGGGCGATCTCATCGCGTTCACCAACGACGACTCGATCACCCGTCTGGCCGGCGGCATGATCGCCGGGACGCTGTCG contains:
- a CDS encoding chorismate mutase, which gives rise to MTRDPEPDDEASERTPEQMELDELREEIQEIDRNLVELIARRTYVADSIAQVKAAEGLPTTDAKQEERVMERAGENAAQFGLEPNLVKAIFRLLIELNKVEQRENR
- a CDS encoding shikimate kinase, which translates into the protein MDGRAVAPAAGTVLNALATGTGSAFAIDLETTASVSLDTGGTVTGEIAEEPDADASLIERCVELTLERYAAEAGLEPTEAGGHVRTETETPMASGLKSSSAAANATVLATLEALGLADAVDRVDACRLGVQAARDAGVTVTGAFDDASASMLGGVTVTDNTGDELLAREEFNCHALVYTPPERAYSADTDVSACERIAPMAELVAELALDGRYGEAMTVNGFAFAAALEFPTGPMIDAMPAADGVSLSGTGPSYVAVGDRTALEAVQERWTNRDGTTRLLRTRTDGTHTI
- a CDS encoding vitamin K epoxide reductase family protein, with protein sequence MATKTRPANVTDHDWHYSPRTSTLFGLFMAVAVFGWVVSTFLSGIHFWAIPQIPSDAELSGSIEVITSSYAYVFGVPLATLGAFYYLTTIGLAAWWLDTRHPLIVKILTPITASGVLASSYFVWLQLVPIGEICPFCMMSAAATVTLLGLELAILRTSDLPPTTELLADAGSLLERTTFTWPILAVAIGVLTLAAFYGATMAPVPGA
- a CDS encoding DUF5796 family protein yields the protein MSARSNVAPSTLSVELQEGGVAVQYLDGRETFYHGVPEPVEGAVQTPPGKEVHVLVTDADGVEGVMTYVNDRNTHDDILESTGVGRIMLDSDDETQLFPGVTVGTDGYSVVVEADLEVVDGRVFVFAEDEISEHGYELVSE
- a CDS encoding DUF7508 domain-containing protein; protein product: MPLAKPWRDLDRETVARAPDRPGVYELGDASGTVLAVDSGVLRDELKSALAYGDGERVRWEETHTLEQADDLAASHRERL
- a CDS encoding DUF7128 family protein; its protein translation is MVAQTERDGAIWYECETCGLLFDDRSDAEEHEKRCDEDDSEPPYIL
- a CDS encoding universal stress protein → MYDDVLVATDGSDVADAATKQGTALARGPEATVHVLSVAPDEESRTLYEEFAAAVADDAREAGRVARSTVREGRPAGEILAYADEHDVDLIVVGTHGRTGIQQVLVGSVALEVVRDARRPVCTVSPNATIAETVDDVALATDGWSGSAAATDHALRLAGGADARLHALYAVDVESDVSDTLAAFEEHGAQTTMDVVDQAASRDIEATRHVEQGAPHETILAYVDGEDVDVLVMGTESKSTLERLVVGSVSQRVVPNATVPVVTVRTIEDE
- a CDS encoding DUF92 domain-containing protein, whose translation is MTSAVRRAGAFAALCTLSLAVPLLGPAVAIPIPVVVLLGALVVTDGPLFDLFAYPDDYEDGRLYGLMAFVLAATALGVVAVMSSMTIAAFVGAVMLVGYGNLAARLARRRADDPSVSVGAFCLAGGLAAVVGQALALALAGEAVGAAAATIVFLAASGALLASILREVLILYDAPVIMLVVGLVLWLLIELEPAVGSLEVVVALAVTGAFGYVSYVLGAASIAGMFTGVLLGLLTIVFGGYDWFVVLLSFFAIGSLSTKYRYEEKKARGIAEANDGARGSANVLGNAAVSLAAVIGYAASTAGLLALEADVFLFAFAGSVATAMSDTLSSEIGGVFDRPRLITTFERVEPGTDGGVTWQGELAGIAGATIVAALSFAFFPEVDAVGAAVIVAAGVVGMTVDSLLGATLEGTVLGNQGVNFLATLSGALVGAVLVFSVAAVG
- the dnaG gene encoding DNA primase DnaG; translated protein: MEDTSKYLIHADVTADGVVERSDVVGAIFGQTEGLLGDELDLRDLRQSQKVGRIDVEISSTAGQSYGHLTIATSLDKVETATLAAALETITRIGPCRADLETTDIEDVRAAKRKEVVDRAKELLETGFDDSVMSTEEILAEVRQHVRVEDVTEYEGFPAGPRVPDSDAVIVVEGRSDVLTLLKYGIKNAIAVEGTNVPDAVADLTRSRTVTAFLDGDRGGDLILEELSQVGEIDYVAFAPAGSSVEELDHHELFAALRNKVPYDAVAGLNTPREAVAATDGSTTPAPPVGEESTSPETASHPDSSDEDEGDASATVEDEPEPESAPTDDPETIYGHAAAVVREGTDRVRFLDADGDVLEEGDAPEAETLLDELETTPSTIVLDDILGQQLLDRMADHDVDRVVARSLGQFVKRPTDVRIYAIDEIAERPPDSQ
- the uppS gene encoding polyprenyl diphosphate synthase, yielding MNRWLHRRVRSAYERLLAREISGAPTHVAVIQDGNRRYAKRRGDDAPDGHRAGAETTERVLEWCQDVGVEELTLYAFSTENFDRPPEEREALFDLLCEKLREFADADRVHDNEVCIRGIGDIDRLPERVRDAVNYAESRTREYDRFVLNIALAYGGRNELLCAARSVSRDVADGELEPEAVDVETIERRLYDRPVRDVDLIIRTGGDERTSNFLPWHANGNEAAVFFCTPYWPEFSKTDFLRAVRTYEHREQSWRRTRARRAIALLGAVSEPELADARSVVSRFRDSLPRGERPDEDALESNRTTETR
- a CDS encoding DUF5778 family protein, with amino-acid sequence MADAIDEDLYRRTKALLEPGEIELNGTIVHTQYGSDEDVKMMQATIDVGDIIAEHAGYDPKDCYVYSGNDNTDFASNQHQGRTLEDEEFVWECQQLLREGTFDVVIYYEASADHEAILEEIRELGYEVTGVEGT
- the hemA gene encoding glutamyl-tRNA reductase, giving the protein MTDAGVVSGARVTHETGSVDELAAASPDSQRAGVAELYSRSDVEEAFVISTCNRVEAYVVTPDAETGRELLADVFGDVPAETVVYTDHDESLRHLLRVATGLESVVLGEDQIIGQVRDAYEDARTVGAVGPMLETAITKAIHVGERARTETSINEGVVSLGSAATKLIAETAGLEDATTLVVGAGEMGELAARSLADRDVEAVVVANRTVSAAEDLVTALEDDADARAVSLADLESVASRADAVVTATGSPEPILEPAHLGECEQVVVDLGQPRDVRPTADSLDNVTVYDLDDLEAVTERTRCQRADAAAEVEAMIDREFDLLCEQYKRMRADEVIAAMYESADRIKRRELETACSRLEAAETAAEREEVVRSMADALVSQLLAPPTKSLREAAAEDDWETISTALQLFDPEFGPESIVGGDGSPDGTEAVGALEDD